Below is a genomic region from Magnetococcales bacterium.
TCCCTGGCGGCGATCCGACTGACTTTGTTGACGGCACTGTTGGTGGTTCCCATCAATCTGGTTTTCGGGGTGTGCGCGGCCTGGGCCGTTGCCAGACAGGAGTTTCGCGGCAAAAACTTTCTGGTGACCTTGATCGACCTCCCGTTTGCCGTATCACCGGTGATCTCCGGCCTGATTTTCGTTTTGCTGTTCGGTGCCCAGGGGTGGATGGCCGAGTGGCTGAACGAACGGCAGATCAAGATCATTTTTGCGGTACCGGGGATTGTCCTGGCCACGCTGTTCGTGACTTTGCCCTTTGTGGCCAAAGAGTTGATCCCGATCATGCAGGCCCGTGGTCGGCAGGAGGAAGAGGCGGCGCGGGTGTTGGGAGCCAGCGGGTGGCAGACTTTTTGGCATGTCACCTTGCCCGGCATCCGTTGGGGATTGCTTTACGGGGTGATTTTGTGCAACGCCCGCGCCATGGGGGAATTTGGCGCGGTTTCCGTGGTCTCCGGCCACATTCGCGGATTGACCAATACCATGCCGCTGCATGTGGAGACCCTTTACAACGAATATCAAGGAGCCGCGGCGTTTGCGGTGGCTTCGTTGCTGGTGGCGTTGGCCCTGGTGACGCTGGTGTGCAAGGTCTGGATGGAGCGACAGCAGGAACAGGTCAAGAGCATGGAATCAAAGTGAGGAGTCACGAACCGATGAAAATCGAACTGCAAGGCGCCATGAAGCATTTTGGGCGTTATCTGGCCCTGGATCATCTGGATCTGCAGATCCCGGCGGGTGAAATGGTGGCGGTGTTGGGGCCATCCGGCTGCGGCAAGACCACCTTGTTGCGGATTATCGCCGGCTTGGAACCACTGGATCAGGGGCTGCTGCAGTTTGATGGTGTGGACGCCACCCGCACGCCGGTTCAGGAACGACGGGTGGGATTTGTGTTTCAGCATTACGCGCTGTTTGGCCATATGACCATTTTTGAGAATGTCGCCTTCGGTCTGCGGCTCAAACCCCGCAGGCAACGTCTGTCTGAGGCGTCCATCCGGAAACGGGTGATGGATCTGCTGGCCATGGTGCAATTGGAACAGGTGGCCAGTCGTCACCCGGCCCAACTGTCTGGCGGACAACGGCAGCGGATCGCCTTTGCCCGTGCGTTGGCGGCGGAACCGCGTTTGTTGTTGCTGGATGAGCCGTTCGGAGCCTTGGATGCCCGTGTTCGTCATGATTTGAGGCAGTGGTTGCGTCAGATGCATGCTTTGGTGCCGGTCACCACCTTGTTCGTCACCCATGACCAGACAGAAGCCGTGGAGGTGGCGGAACGTGTGGTGGTGATGAAACAGGGGCGCATCGAACAAAGCGGTACCATGGAGGAGTTGCTGGCCAATCCCGCCACGCCGTTTGTGGCCGATTTCATGGGTGGAGCCAATCTGTTTCACGGTCGCATGGAAAACGGCGCCACCCGGATAGGCGAGATTTTGCTGGAAACACCTCCCGGTTCGGCATTGGCGGCGGACACGATGTCATCCGCTCAGGTGATTTGCATCCGTTCTCACGATTGGCAGTTGGAGCGCCATCCCAATGGACAGAGTACCTGGCATACCGTGGTGCGCCAGATGCGTCCACTCGGCGCGGTCGTGCGGTTGGGATTGGAGTCCTTGCAGGGTGCGGGTCGCATTGATGTGGAGTTGACCCGGGAACAGTACGAACAATATCGCTTTCAACCGGGGGATACGGTGTTTGCCCACCCCAGGCGGGTACGGATTTTCGCCGACGATCCCAAGGCAAACGTTGTCTCGATTTGAAAGCCGGAAGGAGACGCAGCATGGAAGAGCAATTGTCCCCAACCAACCGTTTCGAGCGCATTCTGCTGGCTTCGGAAGGGTCGAACTACAGCCAGGGCGCCGATCGGGTGGCGATGTCGTTGGCCAGTTTGTGTCATGCCGAAGTTCACGTCATGCGTATGGTGGTGAACAACGATGAATACGCCGCCACGGCTCCTGGTCGGCTCAGGAAGGATGAAGACGACGCCTTGTTGCATCTGCATGCCGTCCGGGAACAGTGCGCCTTGCGGGGTGTGACCTGTGCCGTGCAATTGCGTTATGGCGTGGATCCGGCGGATGCCATTCTGGAAGCCGCGGATGCGTTGTGCGCGGATGTGGTGGTGATGGGCAGACGGGGACGTCGTGGTTTGTGGTCCCGGCTTCTGGTGGGTCAGGCCACCAGTCGGGTGGTGGGCCGGGGCGCCTGCAAAGTCCTGGTGGTGCCGCAGAACGCGCTTTTTTGGCGCGAGCGCATTCTGTTGGCCATCGATGGATCCCGTCACGGCGATGCGGCGGCAGCCACCGCGTTGCGGCTGGCACGGGTGGGCCGGTTGCCCTTGACCGTCATGACCGTCAACCGTCCGGAACACGCCCTGGAGCGTCGCGCTTTGGCCAAGGAAGCGGTGGCGCGGGTGGTGAATTTTGCCAAACGCGAAGGCCTCACCGTGGATGGACTGGTGGAAGATGGAGAGCCATCCACCCGGGTGATTGCGACCGCCCGTCGGATCCATGCGGATTTGATCCTCGGTGGTGGTTTTGGACACACCACGTTGCGGGAAAGAATCCTGGGGGGTGTGATCGAACGGATCATCGGCGAGGCCGTCTGCCCGGTTTTGATCGTCAACCGGTGATCGGTTCGATTGAGCCGACTCCTTTCAAAGCGTATGACTGTGTGACGGGGTGCATCCCATGACCCAACCTTTGAACAGACGGACCTTCTTGTGTGGTGCCACGGCGACGGTCGCCACCGTGGCCGGAGCCGGGGTGCTTGCGTCCATGGATTCATCCCTGACTGAAACGTTGGGAGACACCCTGGAGGGCCTGTTGCAAAAACAGTATCAGCGGATGACTCCCGAGGAGATCCAGGAGGCTTTGGCCCGCATCGAACGTCGGGCCCGGCGCCGCCAGGGGGTGACGATTCGTTGTGTCAATACCCCGCCCCGGAATCAGGTGACCTTTGGTTTCGCGCTCAATCTCTCCCGTTGCATCGGTGCCAGGCGGTGCGTTGAAGCCTGTTTTCGGGAGAACAACTGTTCGGAGCACAATCAGCCCTATATTCGCGTCATTTCCCTGCCCAAGGGCAGTTGGGACTTGACCCGAGGCGATCACGGGTTCAATCCCGCCACCGTGCCGGAACCGGATCGTTGGTATCTGCCGGTGCAGTGCCAGCAGTGCGAGGATCCCGCCTGTGTGCAGGCCTGTCCGGTGGGCGCCACTTGGCAGGAACCGGATGGGGTGGTGGTCATCGATTACGATTGGTGCATCGGCTGCCGTTATTGTCAGACCGCCTGCCCCTATTGGGCGCGTCGTTTCAATTGGCGGGAGCCGTTGGTCCCCGCAGCGCGCATGGTGTCCGAGACCCACTATCTGGGCAATCGTCCCCGCATGCGGGGTGTGATGGAAAAGTGTACGTTCTGCCTGCAACGTACCCGACAGGGCCGACAGCCGGCCTGTCAGGAGGCCTGTCCCACCGGAGCGCGGATCTTCGGCAATCTGTTGGATCCGGAGGGTGAACTGCGCTATGTGCTTGAGCATAAAACGGTCTATCGGCTCAAAGAAGAGCTGCATACGGAACCCAAATTCTGGTACTTCACCGATGTCTGATTCCATGATTTTTCGTGATCGATCCGGGGAAACCGGTACCTTGCGCGTTTTGCTCGGAATGGGTTGGAGCGGCGGATGGCGCTATCGGATCTGGTTGTTGTTTTTGGCCATGCTGGCGATTCCCGGCGTGTCGGGCTGGGTGGAGCAGCAGACGGAAGGATTGTCCGTGACCGGGATGAGCGATGCCGTCTCCTGGGGATGGTATATTGGCCAGTTTGTTTTCTTTGTCGGGATCGCGGCGTCGGCCATCATTCTGGTGGTCCCGGCCCTTGTGTGGGCAGGGCAGGAGTGGCGAACCGTGGCCCTGATCGGTGAAGCGATGGCCGTTTGCGCGGTGTGCGCCAGTTTGCTGTTCATTCTGGTCGATGTGGGCCGACCGGAACGGTTCTGGCATGGCCTGCCCTTTGTCGGCACCCCCCATTTTCCCTCATCGATCCTCTCCTGGGATCTGCTGGTGCTGCTGGTCTACCTGTTTCTGAACGCGGGTTTGGGCTATTGGCATTTGCGTCACAGGCTTCAGACCCGTATCCATCCTGAGTCCCATCGGCTGCTGCCCTGGATCCTGGTTGCCGTATTGGCGGGGATCGGGATTCATGTCGTGACCGCTTTTTTGTTGGCGGGCAATCCATCCCGTCCATTCTGGAACACTGCCTTGCTGGCGCCACGCTTTATTGTCACCGCCTTGGCGGCCGGATCCGGCTGGATGATTCTGACCCTGGTAATCCTGCGTCATGTCGCGGGATTGGTCGTGGCCGATCCGGTCTGGACCCTGCTTGCCCGCGTCATGGCGTCGGTATTGCTGATCAATTTGATTTTTTTGGCATCCGAGTTTTTTGTCGCCTTTCATCGTCCCTCTGGACACAGCCTGTTTATGCAATCCCTCTGGAGTGGGCAGGGGGATACCCCGTTTCATGGTCTCTGGATGAAAGGAGCCTGGGCATTGCAGGTATGCGCCACTGTCGGCTCTTTGTGGGCTTTATGGCGTGGGGTGACGCATGGCTGGTTGGTGTGTGCGGCACTGCTGACCGTTGCCGGAATCTGGATGGAAAAAGGGGTGGGATTGATCGTTGGGGGATTTTTGCCCACGCCTTTGGGCGAATGGGCCTCTTATCATCCGACATGGATCGAGTATCGCGTCACCCTGGCGATCATGGCCATGGTTTTGTTTTTGTTCAGTCTGTTGGTCAGAATCATCCTTGCCGTGGAGGCGCGCACCCGATGAATCGGAAACTTTTGCGGGCGGTTTTCAATCTGCCGTGGTTCACGGTTGCTCTGTTGTGGCTGGTCATGCGTATCGCCAGTGCCGATCCTGCCCAACCTGGAACCGAGGTGCAGAGTGTCGGCCAGACTTCCACCAAGGAGTGCCACTCCTGTCATGAATGGCGCCAATCCAATCCCACACGCCGAACCCTGAAATTTCCCCACAAGGCCATCACCTTGCACCATGGTCCGAATCTGTGGTGTCTGGACTGCCACCAATCGGCCACCCCCGAACGACTGGTATTGCCGGAAGGAAACAGCGCCTCCTTTCAGGAGGTTTATCGTCTGTGCGGTATGTGTCACGGTCGCCAGCTCAAGGAGTGGCGTGTCGGGGTGCATGGAAAACGGGCGGATTTTTGGGACGGACCACGGATTTTATGGCGTTGTACCACCTGTCACAATCCACACGCTCCGATTTTTCCTTCGATTGCACCCGCGTCGGCGACCGGGCACGGGCAACCCGACCGGTAAGAACGAGTCGTTTTCTTTCTTTGTTCGTTTGTCACGCGGCGATGCCATTCAATCCAATCCGTTATGGATCAGAATGATGGGTTGTACCTGAACATTGAGGATTGTTCTGTGCTTCTTTCATGAGTTGATCTTGAAACGAGATTATTTAATAGCAAACTGTTATTTGTTGTTGTGTTATTGGCATGCTACCATGCATTACCATGATCGATCGACATGAATGGTGCATGGTTTTTATTGCCAATCATACATCTTGACAGGGAGGCGCAAGAACAAATGAAAACGACAAAAATGTTGATGCTGACTTTTCTTCTGAGTGTTTATTCTGTTATGCCTGCCACCGCATCCGAATTTGGAAACGACTTGCAGGAATATCAATCCGCGGTCATGTCCGTTCTGCGTCTGCATCTCAAAGCCATCGAGATGCTTTCGGCCAATCAGAACCATCAATACGCTGAGAATCTCCTCAGACATGCCAATGCGCTCAGGTCCAGCGCGCAATTGTTGGATCATGTCTATCCGGATACGCCGCAGGGCAAGTCCGGTTCTGTGGAATCCAAACCCTGGCAGGACCAGAAAACGTTCACCTCCCTGGTGGAAGGCAGCTTTCTGGCGACCAAGGAACTGGTGTCCGCTTCCGAACAATGGTTGAAGGGGAATCAGGAAAGATTGCCATCCGCAATCAAGAAGGTCCGTGAATCCTGTGACTCCTGCCACCGTATCTTTCGCACCAAGCAACCGGAATGACTCTCTTCATTCACGACAAGGAAAGCCTCTCCACATGACTGCGCCAATCATCAGACTTCCATCGTCTCCCCACAGTGTGGCACACCCGAAACTGGGTCAACTCACCCCCGAAGCCGCTTTTGAATGCGTGACGGACCCGCAAACCGTTTTCATCGACATCCGTTCTGAAGGGGAACATTTTTTTGTCGGCAGTCCTCCGCATGTTCTTAATATTCCGTGGCAGGACGCCCCGGATTTCGAGATCAATCCCCGTTTCGTCCGGGAGGTGCTGCTGGCAGCCCACCACAAGAACCGACGGATCGTTTTGATCTGCCGGTCGGGGCATCGTTCCATCGACGCGGGCAACCTGCTGATCCAGGAGGGCTTTGAGCAGGTGTTTCACGTGTTGGAAGGGTTCGAGGGGGACCGGGATGAACATCATCACCGTTCCAGCGTCAATGGTTGGCGTCTGCGTGGCTTGCCCTGGGTGCAATGCTGACTGCTGACCCAAGGCTTTTAGTGTTTCCGAATCATCCGGCGATCTCATGCCCGGTGCGGAAAAACCGGATTGATTCGGACAGACGCTGGGCCTGACTGGAGAGATCTTCGGCAGCATGCAACAACGCGTCTGCGGTGCTGGAATTTTCCCGGATCGCCTGATCCAGATTTTGCACCGCATTGTTGATGTTCTGGATTCCTTGGCTTTGTTCCGCACTGGATGCGGCGATCTCACGCACCAGATCCGAGGTGCGTTGGATTTCCGGACCCAATTGCTGCATGATCGCTCCGGCCTGCTCGGACACGGAGACACTGGAAGCCGATATCTCCATGATCTGAGCCGCGGCGGATTGGCTGCGTTCCGCCAATTTGCGCACTTCCGCGGCCACAACGGCAAAGCCTTTGCCTTGTTCTCCGGCGCGTGCGGCCTCGATGGCCGCATTGAGGGCCAGCAGATTGGTTTGTCTGGCGATTTCCTCGATGACCGAAATCTTGCCCGCAATTTCCTGCATGGCCGCCACAGCCTGTTCTACCGCAATCCCCCCGCGAAGCGCCTCTTGAGCGGCCCGCCCGGAGATGCGTTCCGTCTCCTGGGCGTGTTCCGATGTCTGTTGCACGGCGCTGGTCATCTCGTCCACGGATGCGGTGGTTTCTTCGACCGAGACCGCCTGGGACGAGGCGGCGTGGGCCATGATTTCCACTCTTTGGGTCATCAGGGTGCTGCTTTTGTTCACGGCTGTCGCAGCCAGATGAACCTCTTGTACCACTTGACGGAATTGGGTCACCATATGATCGAGGGATTGGCCCAACAGGCCGATTTCATCCCGTTGCACCATGCCCAGGGTGGCACTCAGGTCTCCTCCGGCGATTCGTTGGGAAAATTTGACCACATGGGACAAAGGCCGGGTGATGGAACGGGCCAGAAGGTAGGCCAGCACGATCAGCATGATCACCCCTGCTGCGAAAATATACAGCATTTTGCGTGCTTCGGCCCAGAAGATGTCGTTTAAGTCATCCATGTAGAGTCCGGTGCCGACAACCCAGCCCCAGGGGGTGAATCCCCGCACAAAGGAGAGTTTGGGAACCGGTTTGTCCAGGCCAGGCTTGGGCCACATGTAGGCCACAAAGCCTTGACCGTGGGCTTTCACCTCTTCCACCATGGCCACAAACAGGGTCTTGCCTTCCGGATCCTTGAAACCAGAAAGATCCTGGCCATTCATCTCCGGTTTGAAGGGGTGCAGGATCATGTTCGGATGCAGATCGTTGATCCAGAAATAATCCTTTTCCTGGTAACGCAGAATGGCAACCGCCTTCAAGGTGTTTTGCTGCGCTTCCTCCCGTGTCATTTCCCCCTGCTTCTCCAACGCATGAAAGTGATTCAACACGCTGTAAGCCACATCGGTCAATTGTTGGATCTTGGCCTGACGACTGGTTTTGATTTCCTTGTCCAGGGTATGCAGAACCATCGCTTCGCGCCCAAGCAGAAACACGATCGCCAACAGGATCAGCAACCAGATGCGTTGCTGGACACTGAGGGAAGCAAGCAGATTTTCTTTCATGACGAAGGTCTCTGGGTGATTCGACTTATTAAACCATTGGAATTCAATCCAGATCGGTGTCAATCAGTCTCAAGACCGTCCAATCAGGCTGTTGATTTTTTCTATCAATATTTTGGGTTCGACAGGTTTTTCAATGAACGCCTCAACGGGCATGAAATCCGTACTGATATCGCTTTCCGAAAAACCGAATGACAGTTTGCTGCGCTGATTAACCGCCGACAGGATCAGGACCGGAATCTTGCCGATGGTTTCATCCTGATTGAGCAAACGGGCCGCCTTGAAGCCGGCCTGGGAATCTTCGGGCATCATGATGTCCAGAATGATGAGATCCGGGTGGATGGCGCGGACATCTTCCAGCAGATGATCCGTATCCCCCTTGACGGTGATCTGATGACCGATCCCTTCCAGGATCATGGTCAGGTTGTCGGTGATGTCCTGGTCGTCATCGATGATCAGAATTCTGGCCATGTTTGTCTCCTTATTTTGATTGATTCGGTAAACGTGCCAGGGTCACGGTAAAGCAGGACCCCGCACCCAGTTGGCTGACAACCTGGATTTCGCCATGATGCAGCCGGACGATCTCCCGGACCAGCGCCAGACCCATGCCGCTGCTGTTTGGATTGAAACGCACCGCGTTGTTGGAACGAAAATGCTCCTCGAAAATTTTTTCGAGGTGTTCTTCGGGAATTCCGATGCCGTGATCCTGGATTTTCAGCACCACCGTATTTTCTTGATGTCCCAGCGTCACTTCCACCATGCCGTCCGGATTGGAGTAGTTGACCGCGTTGCGCAACAGATTGGAAAGCATGGTGGAGAGATGTTCCCGGGAGGCCAGGATCGGACAGACGGTCAAATCGGATTGGAACAGCACGTCCACCCGGCGCGGTTTGCCGATCAGGCGGGCATCCTCGACATCCTTGGCAACAACGGCGACCAGATCGTTTTCGGTCAGACCGGCATTGGCCGGCGTGGCGGTGCGCAGATTGCTCAAATGAATGATATCGGATATTTTTTCCATCAGCAGATCACAGCGGTCCCCGATCCGCTCCACCACCTGCTGGGCCTTTTCCGGCAGCACGCCGCAATAGCCGTCCCGCAGGGTATAGACATAGCTTTTGATGGCGGCGAACGGGGCTTTCAATTCATGGGTGGCCCGCAGGGTGATCTGGGATTTTTCGTGATCCAACAGTTGCAGACGGTTGAAGGCCTGTTCCAGTTGTCGTTCCCGGGTCAGAAGAATCGCCGTAATATCTCCCACCAGATACCAGCAGATGAGAAACGCAGCCGTGATCCCCAGAATGTAGCTCGACGTGATCACCAGATTGGAACTGATGCCGCCGCTTTTGTGCATCACGTCAAAAATGGAGATGATCGGCACCCAACCCATGTATTCCAACAGAATCGGCAGACTCGCGAACAAAATCCCGATCCAGGTCATCACGAAGCTGTAAGAGCGGGAGAAAAACAGTGTCAACAAGATGATATGCGGCAAAAACAGAATCATGATCGGCGTTTCAATGCCACCCAACCCATAGGTCAGGATCGACAGGTTGAAATAGTCGGTCAACACTTGAAAACTCAGGAATCGACACAGTCTTTTCTTCGAGGGTTGACCCACGATCAGGGATTTCGCCATGTGGGCATACAGCAGATTGCTGGCGGCCAGCAGCAGGCCGACCACCAGAAAGAACCGATAATCGATGACAAAACGGGGTGTGGCTTCCAGGGGAGGCAATACCGACCAGATGGCCCCGAGAAAACAGAGCGCGGTCGCATTCCAGCGGGTGCGGATGAACCACCAGCCCCGTTCCGACATTTCGGTGGTGCGCAGACCCTTTTCGCAGATGCTGGTATCCCAGTCGAAAAAAGGTGGATCGGAGTTGGCGGCAGGAGGCGTCATCTCAGGCCACCAACTGCTCAAGAAATGCGATCCACGACGCCAGACCGGCCCCTGTGGTGGCGCTCAACTCAAGGATTCGGGCATCGGGTCGCACCTGAAGAATGGCCTCCCGACAACGATCCATCTTCCAGTTCAGATGGGGCACCAGATCGATCTTGGTGATCACCACCACCGGGGCTTGATGAAACAAGGATGGATATTTTACCGGCTTGTCCTCCCCCTCGGTGACCGAAAGCAGGGCGATTTTCAGATCTTCCCCCAGATCGAAGGCCGCCGGACAGACCAGATTGCCGACATTCTCGATGATCAGCAATCGTTCAGGCCCTCCGTCCGGCAGGAGTTCCGGGAGCCGTTGGCCCACCTGTTGGGCATCCAGATGGCACGACGTGCGGGTTTCAATCTGGCAGACCCGCGCTCCCTTGCCTTGCAGACGCCTGGCATCGTGATCGGTTTGCACATCGCCCACCAGGACGGCACAAGACACCCGATCCCGCAGCAACTCCAGGGTACGCTCCAGCAGCAAGGTCTTGCCCGCGCCAGGGGAGGAGATCAGGTTGATGGCCCGAATGCTTCGTGCCGCCAGCCATTGACGGTTTTGTTCGGCCAGGGCGGCATTTTTGGCCATCACCTTGGTTTCAAGCAGGATGGTCCTCTCATGGGTGTGATCATGGTGGTGATCGTGGGTGTGATCGTGGTGACCCCCCCGTGCGGAGTGATGGGTGTGGGAATGGTGTTCCATGCTGCAACCACAATCCTGGCACATCTTTAGCGCACCTCCAAGGAATGCAGAATCAGATCATGACCCGCGATGATCTCCACATGGCCGGAACCGCAGGCCACACACTGGATCCAATGGCTCTCTTCGGGTTGCGATTCGGTATCGCACGTCCGACAACGGAGTCGCACCGGCACCGGTTCGATCTGCAAGCTGGCTCCTTGAATCGGGGTGCCCTCGATGGCCAGGGGAAAACAGAAGGCCAGGGCATCGGCTTCCACGCCACTCAAGGCACCGACCGACACGGTGACCGAAATCAGTTCCTGGGCCTTTTCTTCCAGCATGAATTCCCGGATTTGTTCCACCAGGGCCATGGCGATATTGAGTTCGTGCATCAGCAGATCCTGGGCAGCAGTTCGCCGCTGGGCACATCCACTACCCGCAGGCCACCGATGGCGCTTTCCAGAATCACCCGACCGGCTTGATTCGGCGTGACCACACCGATTGCTTGGGCTTTTTGTCCTTCCGGCACGGTACGCCACACAGCAAGAATTGATTCCGCCACTTCCGCCGCGCAAATCATCACCAGACACCCTTCCGAGGCCACATGCAGCAGATCCAATCCCATC
It encodes:
- the cysW gene encoding sulfate ABC transporter permease subunit CysW; translation: MSTVLDWSRHSGQVTRDPVWVRWFLSGIVVLFLTLFLVLPLIFIGVQAFSKGIDVYWSALSNPDSLAAIRLTLLTALLVVPINLVFGVCAAWAVARQEFRGKNFLVTLIDLPFAVSPVISGLIFVLLFGAQGWMAEWLNERQIKIIFAVPGIVLATLFVTLPFVAKELIPIMQARGRQEEEAARVLGASGWQTFWHVTLPGIRWGLLYGVILCNARAMGEFGAVSVVSGHIRGLTNTMPLHVETLYNEYQGAAAFAVASLLVALALVTLVCKVWMERQQEQVKSMESK
- a CDS encoding sulfate/molybdate ABC transporter ATP-binding protein; amino-acid sequence: MKIELQGAMKHFGRYLALDHLDLQIPAGEMVAVLGPSGCGKTTLLRIIAGLEPLDQGLLQFDGVDATRTPVQERRVGFVFQHYALFGHMTIFENVAFGLRLKPRRQRLSEASIRKRVMDLLAMVQLEQVASRHPAQLSGGQRQRIAFARALAAEPRLLLLDEPFGALDARVRHDLRQWLRQMHALVPVTTLFVTHDQTEAVEVAERVVVMKQGRIEQSGTMEELLANPATPFVADFMGGANLFHGRMENGATRIGEILLETPPGSALAADTMSSAQVICIRSHDWQLERHPNGQSTWHTVVRQMRPLGAVVRLGLESLQGAGRIDVELTREQYEQYRFQPGDTVFAHPRRVRIFADDPKANVVSI
- a CDS encoding universal stress protein → MEEQLSPTNRFERILLASEGSNYSQGADRVAMSLASLCHAEVHVMRMVVNNDEYAATAPGRLRKDEDDALLHLHAVREQCALRGVTCAVQLRYGVDPADAILEAADALCADVVVMGRRGRRGLWSRLLVGQATSRVVGRGACKVLVVPQNALFWRERILLAIDGSRHGDAAAATALRLARVGRLPLTVMTVNRPEHALERRALAKEAVARVVNFAKREGLTVDGLVEDGEPSTRVIATARRIHADLILGGGFGHTTLRERILGGVIERIIGEAVCPVLIVNR
- a CDS encoding 4Fe-4S dicluster domain-containing protein gives rise to the protein MTQPLNRRTFLCGATATVATVAGAGVLASMDSSLTETLGDTLEGLLQKQYQRMTPEEIQEALARIERRARRRQGVTIRCVNTPPRNQVTFGFALNLSRCIGARRCVEACFRENNCSEHNQPYIRVISLPKGSWDLTRGDHGFNPATVPEPDRWYLPVQCQQCEDPACVQACPVGATWQEPDGVVVIDYDWCIGCRYCQTACPYWARRFNWREPLVPAARMVSETHYLGNRPRMRGVMEKCTFCLQRTRQGRQPACQEACPTGARIFGNLLDPEGELRYVLEHKTVYRLKEELHTEPKFWYFTDV
- the nrfD gene encoding polysulfide reductase NrfD; this encodes MRVLLGMGWSGGWRYRIWLLFLAMLAIPGVSGWVEQQTEGLSVTGMSDAVSWGWYIGQFVFFVGIAASAIILVVPALVWAGQEWRTVALIGEAMAVCAVCASLLFILVDVGRPERFWHGLPFVGTPHFPSSILSWDLLVLLVYLFLNAGLGYWHLRHRLQTRIHPESHRLLPWILVAVLAGIGIHVVTAFLLAGNPSRPFWNTALLAPRFIVTALAAGSGWMILTLVILRHVAGLVVADPVWTLLARVMASVLLINLIFLASEFFVAFHRPSGHSLFMQSLWSGQGDTPFHGLWMKGAWALQVCATVGSLWALWRGVTHGWLVCAALLTVAGIWMEKGVGLIVGGFLPTPLGEWASYHPTWIEYRVTLAIMAMVLFLFSLLVRIILAVEARTR
- a CDS encoding cytochrome c, giving the protein MNGAWFLLPIIHLDREAQEQMKTTKMLMLTFLLSVYSVMPATASEFGNDLQEYQSAVMSVLRLHLKAIEMLSANQNHQYAENLLRHANALRSSAQLLDHVYPDTPQGKSGSVESKPWQDQKTFTSLVEGSFLATKELVSASEQWLKGNQERLPSAIKKVRESCDSCHRIFRTKQPE
- a CDS encoding rhodanese-like domain-containing protein yields the protein MTAPIIRLPSSPHSVAHPKLGQLTPEAAFECVTDPQTVFIDIRSEGEHFFVGSPPHVLNIPWQDAPDFEINPRFVREVLLAAHHKNRRIVLICRSGHRSIDAGNLLIQEGFEQVFHVLEGFEGDRDEHHHRSSVNGWRLRGLPWVQC
- a CDS encoding methyl-accepting chemotaxis protein, which codes for MKENLLASLSVQQRIWLLILLAIVFLLGREAMVLHTLDKEIKTSRQAKIQQLTDVAYSVLNHFHALEKQGEMTREEAQQNTLKAVAILRYQEKDYFWINDLHPNMILHPFKPEMNGQDLSGFKDPEGKTLFVAMVEEVKAHGQGFVAYMWPKPGLDKPVPKLSFVRGFTPWGWVVGTGLYMDDLNDIFWAEARKMLYIFAAGVIMLIVLAYLLARSITRPLSHVVKFSQRIAGGDLSATLGMVQRDEIGLLGQSLDHMVTQFRQVVQEVHLAATAVNKSSTLMTQRVEIMAHAASSQAVSVEETTASVDEMTSAVQQTSEHAQETERISGRAAQEALRGGIAVEQAVAAMQEIAGKISVIEEIARQTNLLALNAAIEAARAGEQGKGFAVVAAEVRKLAERSQSAAAQIMEISASSVSVSEQAGAIMQQLGPEIQRTSDLVREIAASSAEQSQGIQNINNAVQNLDQAIRENSSTADALLHAAEDLSSQAQRLSESIRFFRTGHEIAG
- a CDS encoding response regulator; protein product: MARILIIDDDQDITDNLTMILEGIGHQITVKGDTDHLLEDVRAIHPDLIILDIMMPEDSQAGFKAARLLNQDETIGKIPVLILSAVNQRSKLSFGFSESDISTDFMPVEAFIEKPVEPKILIEKINSLIGRS
- a CDS encoding HAMP domain-containing histidine kinase, with protein sequence MTPPAANSDPPFFDWDTSICEKGLRTTEMSERGWWFIRTRWNATALCFLGAIWSVLPPLEATPRFVIDYRFFLVVGLLLAASNLLYAHMAKSLIVGQPSKKRLCRFLSFQVLTDYFNLSILTYGLGGIETPIMILFLPHIILLTLFFSRSYSFVMTWIGILFASLPILLEYMGWVPIISIFDVMHKSGGISSNLVITSSYILGITAAFLICWYLVGDITAILLTRERQLEQAFNRLQLLDHEKSQITLRATHELKAPFAAIKSYVYTLRDGYCGVLPEKAQQVVERIGDRCDLLMEKISDIIHLSNLRTATPANAGLTENDLVAVVAKDVEDARLIGKPRRVDVLFQSDLTVCPILASREHLSTMLSNLLRNAVNYSNPDGMVEVTLGHQENTVVLKIQDHGIGIPEEHLEKIFEEHFRSNNAVRFNPNSSGMGLALVREIVRLHHGEIQVVSQLGAGSCFTVTLARLPNQSK
- the hypB gene encoding hydrogenase nickel incorporation protein HypB; its protein translation is MCQDCGCSMEHHSHTHHSARGGHHDHTHDHHHDHTHERTILLETKVMAKNAALAEQNRQWLAARSIRAINLISSPGAGKTLLLERTLELLRDRVSCAVLVGDVQTDHDARRLQGKGARVCQIETRTSCHLDAQQVGQRLPELLPDGGPERLLIIENVGNLVCPAAFDLGEDLKIALLSVTEGEDKPVKYPSLFHQAPVVVITKIDLVPHLNWKMDRCREAILQVRPDARILELSATTGAGLASWIAFLEQLVA
- the hypA gene encoding hydrogenase maturation nickel metallochaperone HypA, whose amino-acid sequence is MHELNIAMALVEQIREFMLEEKAQELISVTVSVGALSGVEADALAFCFPLAIEGTPIQGASLQIEPVPVRLRCRTCDTESQPEESHWIQCVACGSGHVEIIAGHDLILHSLEVR